The DNA region ACTTTGGACAAGGCCCCTCGTCATCTTTTGTGGCAGGCTGAGACACGCCAGGTACCGCGACCTCTACCACTCCACACCCCAAGGGCTAACCCCACACCCTTTTCTCGCAGTGTGTGCTTTGGACATTTCGGGCATTATGTCGCGCCTACTTTTTCCGCCTTGCGCCCTCCATTAAATGAGCCACGTCCGCGTCTTGCCTTTGATCTTACGCTTCGCTTCTAATTTGATTATAAACGCACTCTATCGCAGAACAAAATAGTCGGGCATGTTCTCGGACTCACACTCGGGCACTCCGTCTTCTTTGATACCCTTTATCGAGGGTAGAATGTTTATTAAGTATCTAAAAAAGAaacttatattaaaaaaaaataacacaaatATAGTAATTTTTAAGATGGAATGTTAAATTTACATATATGATTTTAAGAAGTACAGATTGGCTTctgttataatattaaaattatgtGTCTTCAAAAAAAATCTTTGAGTAAGGTATTGTATCGTATATTTTGACTTGACAGAATTTTTAACTTTTCCCAGGTGAACAAAAGTATTAGTAttacaaacttttttcttgACTAATATCTTTAATATTACCATTAGAAGGAATGCTGTATCCATAACTATATATCACCTATATTTTAtctcttttttttaatcatCCTAAAACCTTTTGAACATATCTCTCTGATGGATGTCTCAAAGTGCTGATATCTAACATTAGAATCTACCTTGCTCCCATCCTAAACATCTTTATTTTCAGCTCGAATGATCTGCGGCTGGGGCAGCACTTTTATTCCACTCACCCACTTGCAAACACACTCCAAGTCCATTCCACATCCACTGATGTTGATGCTGATGAGTGCGCGCCGCGGCTTACTCAATGACGCGTTGAAAGTGCCATAAAAAAGGACATGAAGACATCGCCGGGTCTTGGGTCTTGGGTCTTGGAGGGCAGACAGAAATGGAGAAGTCAGGTCTGGGGGTTAGGTGCTGACagcattttaaatgaaatgaaaacgAGATGCTTTCACTTTGGCCCACAGCCGAATGTCTCACTTGGGTAGCTTCTCCTCTTGCCCACTTATTTTCGCTTAGATTGCCAAAGTAAGCAGAAGTAATGTCAGCGACCTACATGAGTATCTTGATTCTGGGCGGTGGATATATAAACTGAGTAAGAAAAGGGTTAAGAGACGATTACACAACAAGTAGAGGTTGATTCAAACCGATATACTTAATgaatgaaaatataatattcaTAAAGTGGTTAAATTAATGAGCATATAATGCTAGTTAAAACCAGTTTCAGTTCAGttttaaatgaattttaaGCTCCAGTGacttaaatttgttttctaaACTTCAAAGATAATTTTTGCCTGCTTGTAGTATCCTCATAAAAATATTCCTTATACCATAATGATCCATAAATTTCGgtttaactttttaaattatatatgaTATCCACTTATAAGCCCCACCAAAGAGACCGACCAGATGGCGAGGGAATCAACGGGTGATACTTTCGACGTTTTTTTCAACAAAGTGACGATAAGCAGGCCCATCAATAAAGTAACACTAAAATCGGAGATATGCCAGCAAAATGCGAATGAGTAGTTAACTCAAAGGAAGCGACTGAATGGCAATAACAGGTCCAACAAAATGCCCGACAGTCGTAAAGGACCCTTGTAAGAACAAACATGCCATGCATAGCTGATGAGTCCTCCGAACTTGAACAGATATACGGAAAAGTGAGTCAAAAACCTCGCgcaataaaaactaaattatatCCTTCGGGGTTCAAGTGGCGGCGGAAAAAGAACAAAACGCTGGAGAAGCAACATGTTGGCCAGACGTGAAGTCACAAGCCTTGAACAGAAAGATCCCTCCGTAAGACTCAGATATATACCAAACTCACCGAAACTCACTGACAGACGTCGCCGACCCACGCACTATTTAATTTAGTACAAAATTATTATGCGCAACATTAGCACTCGTCTCGGTTTGCCTGGGTTCTGTTCTGGGCCTGGGTTCTTTATCGGGGTTGGGATTGGGATGGGGATGGGACTTTTGTCGAGTTCGGAGCGTGAGGTGCCTCAAATGAAGTGTGAATTTCGCTGTCAGCTCGTCATTCTCGACGGAGCAGGCAGAACACACAAAAAGTGCCGACTTTGGTGTTTCTTCCTCTGCTGTTTTGAATTTATGTAAATGCAGTCGCTTTTAAAATTGAGCGTGACGTTGAGTATCGCAATTATTTCGATACCCATAATATCCCAGTTAATCGTCTAAGAATGGAAATGGGAAAGCATAAAAAACCCATGAAAAGAACTCGGAACTTCAAAGAAAGCTATTACCGTAAAATTGACAAAAAATTCGAATACGTATCTACGGTGATAAGTTTATTCATATTTTCGTTTGCTAAATATTATGTTCTTTTTTAATAGGAACCGGTTAATAAATCATTTTCCCTTTCAAATATTTGCCTTATACCTTTTTTAATTACACCCCCTTATGGCACACAAAACAATGCATCATTAGTTAAGTTCTTTGTGATACGTACGGGTTTTGTAAAAATATTCACAACGTTCGCCATTCCATATATCATAATCAAACAGAACGAACCGGGGGAAAACATTTGCAAAGGCACCCAGCGAGCATCAGCAgaacaacaaacaaaatatttatggcCAAACATAAAAATCTTTATGACCTTCCCGATTCAATCAGAGCAGGGCAGAGCCGGAGCAGGGCGAGAACAACAACTGAGCCAGGTCCCAGTGCGGCAACAACGACTACAACGACTGGCGCTTCCTGGCGAACACAGGATATAGCCATCCATAAGGTGTTTCCCCTGGCCAACTGGCCCAAACCCCGCCTAGCCCCTCCCCCACCCCATGTGTGTTTGGCTTGATAAAGAGAACATAAATTATGGCCCTATATATCATGGGAAATCTATCGACAACGTTGAATTTTTATGGTCTCCAAAGGAACGGCGCAGTTTAACGAGCCGGCGAGAGTCTGGCCATGTTTATTGATTTACTCGCTAATTTTTCAGCATCGGCAAGACGGCGAGGAGTGCGGTCAATCAAGGACATCCGAGGACATGCCGTGCTGGGATCAGATGGGATGGGATCATCTCTCTCAGAGGCAGAGGCAGGCCATTGTCCTTGATTTATGGTCCGTCATTCATTGCCAGCCACCAAAGTTGACACTTCTGCGTATATCCCGGAGTTCGTCCTGCCATTGTCATCCAGTCACTCCCCTCGATGTCGTCGTTCGTCCTTCGATCTCCCTCCCGTTGCGTGCATCCTGACATTTtgacaaataattttattgatGCTCTGTTCCTCGCCGTctgtgtttggtttttaattGTCGCTCAGCTGCGCTGGACGCACGTGATAATTGCTCATTTTATGACGCATTTATCAAAGTGCGTTCCGAGGTCGTTCCCGTTCTCGTCCTCGTCCTTGGCATTGGCATTCCGATTGTCCTTTGTTCGAGGTGATTTTCTACAGCATGCTGCGACTGACAGCCGGACGAGTAAACTCCTCTATCCCGGCTGCCGATCCTGTACCTTGACTGCCTTCTCCGTCCATTTCTGCCTCAGATCCGACAGTCACGCGTCATTTATTTGGCCGTGACAGTTCCACTCCTGATTGCCATTTTCCCATTTCAGGATTTAGGGATATGCCGGCTAGAGTCTGTTTGACTTGGCAATTGAAACCAAGTCTCAGTCTCATAAAATCGTCTTCTTACCAGATGATGCTTATCTTGAGTTGAAGATTTAAGAAGTTTATAAAAGTGATTTACAAAAAATCAATtgactaaaaaaataaattctaaatCATTTTAGTAACTCTAACGGTGACATAGAAAtacataaaacaaaataaacgaTTTATATCATCTTTGAGCCCTGTGATCCCATACCAGAAGTTATTGCGTTcgtatacaaaaaataccagTGATTTATTTTCTGGATTAAACCTTTATCAATAACCGCCGTGTATCACTAGGATATGTCCTCTCTTTGGACCCAACTCCGTTATATCGGATGTTGTAGGCAATTAATACTTAATACCCAAAATGGCAATAAAAATTGATGCCATCATTTATCATTTTAGAATCCTGCACGTGTCAACTTGTAGGTAtttccacttttttttttcgttgttGTTCATCCTTTGTTCCAATATTTTTTAGAGGGGAGCATTGGGAACGATTAATTTGCTTTATTAATCCACCAAGCGATGCCACACAGGGGGTGTTGCAAGCACAACCCGCAGTTGGCAAAAAGGATCCCTTTTTTTGGTGCATTACCGTAAAATTTCAATGTCACCATTATTCTTCTCCCTTTTTGGGCAACTATTGCGAGATAAATCGTTGTCGATAAATTATCGACAGGCAGCAGGCGGAGCTCGGACTCGATTCAGCTCGGTAGTCACAGCGGGACACCCTCGGCAGCCCCTTCATTGAGTTCGGGGTACATTTTTTAGGGATCCGTCGCTGTTCCGTGTGCCTGTGCCTGCTTAGTTCACTCTCATACGGTTCTATTGAATTTATTGCagtttgtttttcaattttttaaatggcattttcGCCCTCCCCGGTTGGGAAGTGAGTTATTGTCTTACTGCATGGCACGTAGACGCATTCAAATCGGAAGTAATTATGGTGAAACATAAGCGATTTGAGGGGGAAAAACTGGCTGGAATTGGACCTGGTTGATGAAGCGTAAAAATATGCAGTACTAATACGTTTCCtcatatattttctttaaacaattttagaaaaacaatttaatgaGTATGAAACCAACAGGGAATTTCTACTTTAccaatatatattattttttagctATACGGACCTTTTCTTGGaagaaatattttgaaaataaatccGAAATCTTCAAAGTAATTAATTTCTTAACATTATAATTCATATATTCCTATCCCTAGCAGGATAAAATATGTCTGCCCAGATAGCTTTTTTATGACTGGTGGAATGGTACTTCAGCAGGCGAAATAAAGCAATTATCGTGGCTCGGTTGGGGTTTCTTCTTCGTGCGTAAGTCAACTGAAAATCCGCAGACAGTTAAACGACTTTCCCTTACCAATGGCACCCACTtcacggatatatatataccttcATATTGCCGGAGATAATGTCAAATTTATTGCATTATTTTTCGCTCCTTTTGCTCGGCAGTTGTTGTGCATGCGTGGCCCCAACCACAGTGCCACAGGCAACCCACCCACCGCCCGTTATGCTCGCACCACCAACCCACCaacacccaccacccacctcCCACTGTTGTGCATAAATCAAAAGGTAAATGGCTGCATTTTTATGACTGCGCCGCCATCGTCGTCGTTCATCGTCGTTCGCCTTTTGCGCTGCTTCGCTTTTATCACACAAACATTTCTGTGATAATAAATGCCATAAAAATGAAGAAATATGTGGTTAATTTTATGTGCTGCCTCCGCCCGACCCCCAACCCCCCAATTGTTGTGGCTTCCAGTATACTTCCTTTTTATATTCCTCATATAAATGTTTTCGCGGCTACAAATTTCTCTTACTACATCTGAATATCTCTGCGCGCTTTTCCTTACGACTTCAGTGTGGATATCTAGGGTATTCGAGTTTCGGAATCCTTAATATAGACATATAAAATGAAATACATGTGAATCCAAAAGGTTTTGGAAAGTTCTTTAAGACTAGCTgagcaaaaatatttgtagttCAAATAAAATTCCAAATATCTGATTGACCATATTTCCTAGCCCTAACTCCTTTAAAGTCTAGTGAAAAATTAACTTTACGACCTAATTTTATAGATTATGTAATTGAACAAACTAAGAAGCTAAGTGTATGTTAATCGTATTATCCCGTCAAGACTTTCCTTTGCATAAAATTAAGTTATCAACGCGAAAATGCTCCAGGGTGAGCATTAGTCTAAAAGCAAATCGCTTTAGTCACGGTATCAAGGTGTTCCGCACTTCCGCATCGCAATTTCTTTGGCTTCGtgtaatttataatatttttgtattatttatatgACACCCCCCAGCCACCGTTTCGAGATTGCCTTCGGCCCACACCCGCAATTTGCTAGTAAATAATTCACATACAGAAGCAGCGAATTTATGACGCTGACAAAGTGGCcataaaaaaataacaaataataaaggAAAATGCAGGGGGGTACGTGTGCGTATACTCTCTAACCCCACTGTACCagaatatacaaatattttggcaacacttttttttgctttgttgCTGCGTTCTGCACGCAAAACCGCAAATTATGTCTAAGCCGGATCGTAAAGTATCGCAGCACGCTCTTACCTAATAAATCTATCATTTTCGCTGAAGGTCGGTAGAGTTTCCTCTACCTGTTTTGGTCACCTCACAGGTATTTTGCTGCCGGGTTTCGGCTTAGGAATTCCCATCGAAAAATGTCTAAATACTCTAAATCGGGACTTAAATAGCCGCTTCTTGGTCTCGGCTTATCGCCCATATTTACACAGATTTTAATTTACTAGAAAGGGGCTTTGATGGGGTCTTAACACTCATCTCGGGGATTAGGTAACATTTCCTAAGCCCCGATTTCCATACAATCCCTTTTTGGGAATGATGTAAAGATGTTTACTGGGTTTTAATACTCGGTTTTGGTAGAACCAAAGGATTTTGTACGGATTGTCAAGGTATATTTAATATCGATTAGGTTGCGAGATCAGAAGGTTCCTTCTTGAACCAGATATAGTAAAATCGATCCCAGCAATATATCTTATTTTTGGATTAAAACATATTTCAAAAGAAAAATAAGGCACTATTTTTTTGCAACTTTTTGTATATTACTTTATATAGTCTAGTATAATAATTATCTCAAATTAGACGTATTTAACGATTCGTTCGCATCTGgcttaataattaaaaatattatgcaAATATATACCAATTATTATGTTGCAATAAGCCAGgcgcaaaaaataaaacaattaacCCGCTTAGTAATTTATAATGTTCGtgctaaatttaaataaataaacgagGCAAGTGCTAACTGGAAAATTCAATCCAATTGTAGAGCGATTAAGAATGCAGCGAAGTTAACCAAACCATTAAACTATTACCAACTTTCGGAGAGCAACACACCACAACACACATTCGCTTGTTTGATGTGTGCAGATtaattacacacacacaccgtgGAAAGAGGAAAAATTGCTTGGAAAAACTTTTCGACGCGACAAGAAAACAACGATTTCCACTTAAACAGCAAACGGgagccacaaaaaaaaagtagagGGAAAACCAACCGCAGAAGTTAATCGAAAAACGCTGAACAAAGGCCACAACAACAGCTttatgtgtatgtgtgtgtggggggACGGGGGTGGTAGAGAGGTAGAGTGGAAAAGCGGGAGAGCgacaaacaaattaatttttatatgaCATTAAAACGAGCGAAGCGAGGCGATGGAAATGGTTGAAGAGTGTGTTTAAGTGTTGAGTGGTTTGCTTTTCCGAGCAACAAATCTCGGTGCGAAGACAATGCGGCCTCGGTCGCGTCGCTGCCGCAGCGCTGCTGCTGTTGACAGCCCCATCAGGAAAAAGTTCCCCCAGAGAGCCAGAGAGTGAGCGTGACATATGTGCCAAGATAAAATTAATGTGCCCCCCAAagcaatagcaacaacaacaaaccgCTGAGAGGCGCTCTCAGCGCTCAACTGTTGCTCTCCAAACGAGTGTTGCCGTGTTGCAGGCCAAAGACTACGAGTGCCATATGATTGCATAGCCGTCACGCATCTTGGTGAGAGCCAGAGAGAGCGTGAGAGCGGGAGCGGAAAACCTGTCTTGGCTTCCATTGCAAAGCGCATGCGATTGTGATTGGACAAAAAGTACGccatatttgaaaattatacGCAGTGCATCCCGCTCGCACCCAGCAGGCGGTGCTCCTCTAACGCATGCGGCAAGCGAGAGTGTGCAGCGCTGCTCGCCGgagagagagagtgagagCGAGCGGAGAGAGTGCTCTCCCGAGCGAGCGCTTCACTTCGTAGGCAGTTACACTCGCCGCCGCATTCGTTGGATTCAATTCGAATTTTGACTTCGCAGCGTTCAGACGTGTTCGGAAAAACCTGAAAGCCATTCGAGTGACAAAAGATAAACCCAACTGAAAATACAACATACCCCAGTCAACTGTGGTCACCGATCGAGAGTGTTTCGTTTCGAAAATACGTGGTGAAAAGTGAAATCAGAGCCAAAACACCAATCGCTTGGCCAGCAATAAAAAAAGTGCCACCCAGACCAGAGATAAATTCTCTGCTCGAAACTACAAGTGTTGAATCGCCGATATTCTTTGGATTAACCTACGTTTGCCGACGCATTTCTGTGGATTAACCTCATCGACGCCGAAGCAAAGCTACACATTTGTAGCCTTGTCTCGCAACCTTAGTGGATTACATTTCAAAGAACACACTAAGCAACTAAAATGGTTGTCTTGGAAGGAGGCGGCGGCGTTGTTACCATCGGTAACAATCAGTACCTTCAACCGGATTATCTGGCCCCATTGCCCACAACGGTTAGTATTgactaaaaattaaagaatGAAAAAAGAGTCTAGAATAAGTCAATATTTAAACATAAAACGAAAAAAGAATTGGTTAgaaaaaggtttttaaaatgttgaaaagAAGAATTTTAAGAATTTGAGTTCGTAAAATTTTAAAGcaaaataattcttaaaattGAATCAGAATATCATATTGATATTTGTTgagaaaatacaaaataattaacaaacTTTTACAGTTTTATATATTCTAGTCCAAAATTTGTAGATATACACTTATTTGTACAAAATTTCTAAATACTCAAGAATCGAAAAGTCTAGgaaaaaatcaagaacaacTCTAGctcgaaaaaaaatcaaatcatATTTGCTACTACAGAtatttaactaaaaaaaaagtttaaaagttaaaaaaaaatatattaagcaaaaaaaattcagtaaaaacaaaaaaactaaaGAACAACTTCCAACCTTTTTTTCATTCACCACAGATGGACGCCAAAAAGAGTCCCCTGGCTCTGCTCGCACAGACCTGCTCCCAGATTGGAGCGGACTCGTCGGCGGTGAAGCCCCTGCTGGCGATGGACAAGAACAAGACAAAGCCCGGAGCCTGCTCCTCGTCATCGAACTCGTCGAGTTCCTCGAGCAGTGCCGAGATCTCGGCCGCCAAATCGCCCTCCGGCCAGGCCAAATCGCCCAAGTCCAGCACACCGATCAGCTCCACGGCCACCAGCACGAGTCTGGGTAATACCAGCACGGGCGAAATCAAACTGGCCTTCAAGCCCTACGAGACGAATGTGCTGAGCCACCAGAATCAGAACTCCTTCAAGAGTAGCTCCTCGCTGGAGGCCGAACCCACGCGTCCCAGCTCCAAGAACTCCTCCTCCGCCCAGGAGCGAGTACCATCGCGCAGCAAGTccaatgccacgcccacggaCGGCATCAAGACGGAGATATCGGTGCACGATTCATCCTCAAGCCGGAAGACAGTCTCCCCGTCGGGCTCCTCGCAGCGCGGTGCCAGCCCCATTGTGCGATCCGGCATGGAGGTGCTGAACAATGCCAACGGTACCGCCCAGCATCCCAAGGAGATGAGCAGCatggcagcggcggcggcggcagcagcggcggccTACAAGGCAGCCGGACCCTATGGCCTGAATCACCTGTCCGCCCTCTGCTGTCCGCCCGGCATGGAGCAGCATGCGAATCCCGCCTTCCGGCCACCCTTTGCCGGAGGATTCTCCCACCATCACGCCGCCATGCTGGCGGTGGCAGCCAATGGAGTGTATCCGGGTGGAGCTCCAGGCGGAGGACCGGCTGGCCAGCCCAATCCTTACATCAGTTACCAGCGCATCAAGACCCCGGCTGGCGGAGAGGCCATAGTGCCCGTTTGCAAGGATCCCTATTGTCAGGGATGTCCCTACTCGGCGCACACACAACAGATGCTGATGGGCGCACCCTGTCCCGCCGGATGCACTCAGTGTGAGCACCAGAAGTATGGCCTGGCCATGGCCAGTGCCGCCGGATTGCCACCAGCTCATCCCTACTCCCAGGCAGCTGCAGCGGCGGCAGCCAATGCCGCGGCAGCCCGTTCCGCCCCCTACGTGTGCAGTTGGGTGGTGGGCGATGCCTACTGCGGCAAGCGGTTCCAGACCTCCGATGAGCTCTTCTCCCACCTGCGCACCCACACCGGCAATCTATCGGATCCGGCGGCTGCTGCGGCAGCTCTGGCCCAATCGCAGGCCCAGTCGCTGCTGGGAACCCTCTTCCCGCCATCCGCCTTGAGGGCTGGCTATCCAACGCCACCACTGAGCCCCAtgtcggcggcggcggcagcggcgaGGTATCATCCCTATGCCAAGCCCCCGCCGGGAGCCATGGCCGGCGGACCCTCGCCCTTCGGCGCCGCTGGAGCCTTCAAtcccgccgccgccgctgcggCAGCTGCTTTGGGTCCCTACTATTCGCCATATGCCATGTACGGCCAGCGCATGGGAGCAGCCCATCAGTGAAGTGACTTTCACCTAATGATAGATACCAAAAAAATGGATTAAATTGAAgatgaaaccagagatatagGACGAAAGGGTCGCCCCCTATTTCCAAAACCCTGTTTGAGATACTTtcatagaaaacaaaaaacaagaaaacacaaaaacaattGCAAAGGCTGACACATCTCTGGCTTTTGCGCTATTCTGTGATACTAAACTGTAGTTTAAAGAGCGCTAGTTACACTTAAGTTTCGCAAACAGAAAATATTCAACCacctataaaaaaaaaacagtagCAGACGCAAAATAGCAGGATCACTTTATCTTCTTCTCCTTTCACCCTAAATGTCTACAGTAATCGAATCGTTAGGTAAAAACTGCAGCAAACAGGAACAGAAAGTCCAATCACTCTCATTTATTCTCAAAGTTCAACCAAAGTTTTTTAAGTCTTAGCCGGAAAACATTCTACAACTTCCAATTTTGTTAACGACGAACCCATTGCTGAGATGTTCAAACattgttttagttttagttcgCTTTAAGTTCTATTAACTATTATTACGATTATCTACAAGCATACAACAAACCAACAATTGAAATAATGTTCTTTAAGTCAACTTATATGTAAACTAAGCATAATGAATAATTGTAATACCAACCAAtcagacaaaaaaaaaagaaaatgacaaaaaaaaaaaacaaaaaaaatacggaaaataaaaatgaatatttcATATAATTATGTACTGTGTGTAAAttctataaatataaaattagaTTTGCTAATTACTCCTTGATGTACGCAAAAGCCACAACACGATCTACACAAGAAGCCAcggaatatcaaacaaaagtAATTTAAACTACATGCAAACACATTCGTATAAAACTGAGAAATATACAagagaaaaacatttttaaaaatacaaatcaaAACTCTTTTCTTTCGAGGCAAACTCTTTTACAGCTGGAAATATGTCCTTTGGCAATAATCTTTGCTTCGGTTATCTACATCGAATGGTTTGGCTTACTCACTTATGGGTCGTAAATATTGCTGATAGTGCTCCGCTCGGTTTTCAATTATATTTACATAAGCTCGAGTGGCAAATTCCAGAAACCTTATCATGGTCTAATTCGCTTTATTTCAAAGCGGTAATCTGGAAAAAAGTTCTAGggaattgttttttttaagaaattgtaATAACTTAAATTTTCAGGAAAGTTggtaattataataataaccaGTTAAGAAGAAACGCCATAG from Drosophila subpulchrella strain 33 F10 #4 breed RU33 chromosome 2L, RU_Dsub_v1.1 Primary Assembly, whole genome shotgun sequence includes:
- the LOC119547183 gene encoding zinc finger protein Noc, with the translated sequence MVVLEGGGGVVTIGNNQYLQPDYLAPLPTTMDAKKSPLALLAQTCSQIGADSSAVKPLLAMDKNKTKPGACSSSSNSSSSSSSAEISAAKSPSGQAKSPKSSTPISSTATSTSLGNTSTGEIKLAFKPYETNVLSHQNQNSFKSSSSLEAEPTRPSSKNSSSAQERVPSRSKSNATPTDGIKTEISVHDSSSSRKTVSPSGSSQRGASPIVRSGMEVLNNANGTAQHPKEMSSMAAAAAAAAAAYKAAGPYGLNHLSALCCPPGMEQHANPAFRPPFAGGFSHHHAAMLAVAANGVYPGGAPGGGPAGQPNPYISYQRIKTPAGGEAIVPVCKDPYCQGCPYSAHTQQMLMGAPCPAGCTQCEHQKYGLAMASAAGLPPAHPYSQAAAAAAANAAAARSAPYVCSWVVGDAYCGKRFQTSDELFSHLRTHTGNLSDPAAAAAALAQSQAQSLLGTLFPPSALRAGYPTPPLSPMSAAAAAARYHPYAKPPPGAMAGGPSPFGAAGAFNPAAAAAAAALGPYYSPYAMYGQRMGAAHQ